The following proteins come from a genomic window of Streptomyces sp. NBC_00539:
- a CDS encoding class I SAM-dependent methyltransferase — MSTTDEFHQRVISDAGAAVRGLTVALGERLGLYRALAETGPLTPAALAGRTGISPRYAEEWLHAQLSAGYVERDPDTGTYALPAAHVPVLADPGSVTFAAGFFTALKALYATEDLLVDAYRTGDGVGWAEHDPALDTGMGSFFQPAYEHRLVPDWLPALEGVTAKLAAGGTVADVGCGVGHTTLLIAKAFPGATVHGFDYSEEAIALARQLADEAGLGDRVVFEVASADDYPGSGYDLVTFFNALHDMGDPVAAAQHVHKSLDAEGTWMLVESNVSPADIDTQTPAARMFMALSAVMCLPVAVAQRGPHALGNHSGEQAFRAIAEEAGFTRWRRATETPVNAVYEVRP, encoded by the coding sequence ATGAGCACCACCGACGAGTTCCACCAGCGCGTCATCAGCGACGCCGGCGCTGCCGTGCGCGGCCTGACCGTCGCCCTCGGCGAGCGCCTCGGCCTCTACCGCGCGCTCGCCGAGACCGGCCCGCTGACCCCGGCCGCGCTCGCCGGACGCACCGGGATCAGCCCCCGCTACGCCGAGGAGTGGCTGCACGCCCAGCTCAGCGCCGGGTACGTCGAACGCGACCCGGACACCGGCACGTACGCCCTGCCGGCCGCCCACGTCCCCGTACTGGCCGACCCGGGATCCGTCACCTTCGCCGCCGGGTTCTTCACCGCCCTCAAGGCGCTCTACGCCACCGAGGACCTGCTCGTGGACGCGTACCGCACCGGCGACGGAGTCGGCTGGGCGGAACACGACCCCGCCCTCGACACCGGCATGGGCAGCTTCTTCCAGCCCGCCTACGAGCACCGGCTCGTCCCCGACTGGCTCCCGGCGCTGGAGGGGGTCACCGCCAAGCTGGCCGCGGGCGGCACCGTCGCCGACGTCGGCTGCGGAGTCGGACACACCACGCTGCTGATCGCCAAGGCCTTCCCCGGGGCCACCGTGCACGGCTTCGACTACTCCGAAGAGGCCATCGCGCTCGCCCGTCAGCTCGCCGACGAGGCCGGGCTGGGCGACCGCGTCGTCTTCGAGGTCGCCTCCGCCGACGACTACCCCGGCAGCGGCTACGACCTGGTGACCTTCTTCAACGCCCTGCACGACATGGGCGACCCCGTCGCCGCCGCCCAGCACGTGCACAAGTCGCTGGACGCCGAGGGCACCTGGATGCTGGTCGAGTCCAACGTCTCGCCCGCGGACATCGATACCCAGACCCCCGCCGCCCGCATGTTCATGGCGCTGTCCGCCGTGATGTGCCTGCCCGTGGCCGTCGCCCAGCGCGGACCCCACGCCCTCGGCAACCACTCCGGTGAGCAGGCCTTCCGCGCCATCGCCGAGGAGGCCGGCTTCACCCGCTGGCGCCGCGCGACCGAGACCCCGGTCAACGCCGTCTACGAAGTCCGGCCCTGA
- the metK gene encoding methionine adenosyltransferase, giving the protein MSKRLFTSESVTEGHPDKIADRISDTVLDALLREDPASRVAVETLITTGQVHIAGEVTTTAYAPIAALVRAAILEIGYDSSKKGFDGASCGVAVSIGEQSADIAQGVDTAYEQRVEGEADGAEGDGLDRQGAGDQGLMFGYACDETAELMPLPIALAHRLARRLTDVRKDGVVPYLRPDGKTQVTIEYDGDEAVRLDTVVVSTQHAADIDLDSLLTPDIREFVVEHVLGQLAQDGIKLDTEGYRLLVNPTGRFEIGGPMGDAGLTGRKIIIDTYGGMARHGGGAFSGKDPSKVDRSAAYAMRWVAKNVVAAGLASRCEVQVAYAIGKAEPVGLFVETFGTGALPDERIQEAVSHVFDLRPAAVIRDLDLLRPIYAQTAAYGHFGRELPDFTWERTDRADALRKAAGV; this is encoded by the coding sequence ATGAGCAAGCGGCTCTTCACCTCGGAGTCCGTGACCGAGGGCCATCCCGACAAGATCGCCGACCGGATCAGCGACACCGTCCTCGACGCGCTGCTCCGTGAGGACCCGGCTTCGCGGGTGGCCGTCGAGACCCTCATCACCACCGGCCAGGTCCACATCGCCGGCGAGGTGACGACCACGGCGTACGCGCCGATCGCCGCACTCGTGCGCGCGGCGATCCTGGAGATCGGCTACGACTCCTCGAAGAAGGGCTTCGACGGCGCCTCGTGCGGGGTAGCGGTGTCCATCGGAGAACAGTCCGCGGACATCGCCCAGGGCGTCGACACCGCCTACGAGCAGCGTGTCGAGGGCGAAGCCGACGGCGCCGAGGGCGACGGGCTGGACCGGCAGGGCGCCGGCGACCAGGGCCTGATGTTCGGCTACGCCTGCGACGAGACCGCCGAGCTGATGCCCCTGCCCATCGCACTGGCCCACCGCCTGGCCCGGCGGCTGACGGACGTCCGCAAGGACGGGGTCGTCCCGTACCTGCGGCCCGACGGCAAGACCCAGGTCACCATCGAGTACGACGGCGACGAGGCCGTCCGCCTCGACACCGTGGTCGTGTCCACCCAGCACGCCGCCGACATCGACCTCGATTCCCTCCTGACCCCCGACATCCGCGAGTTCGTCGTGGAGCACGTCCTCGGACAGCTGGCGCAGGACGGGATCAAGCTGGACACCGAGGGCTACCGGCTTCTGGTCAACCCGACGGGCCGGTTCGAGATCGGCGGCCCGATGGGTGACGCGGGCCTGACCGGCCGCAAGATCATCATCGACACGTACGGCGGCATGGCCCGCCACGGCGGCGGCGCGTTCTCCGGCAAGGACCCGTCCAAGGTGGACCGCTCGGCCGCGTACGCGATGCGCTGGGTCGCCAAGAACGTGGTCGCCGCCGGTCTGGCCTCGCGCTGCGAGGTGCAGGTCGCGTACGCCATCGGCAAGGCCGAGCCCGTCGGCCTGTTCGTGGAGACCTTCGGCACCGGGGCCCTGCCCGACGAGCGCATCCAGGAGGCGGTCTCCCACGTCTTCGACCTGCGTCCGGCCGCCGTCATCCGCGACCTGGACCTGCTGCGGCCCATCTACGCCCAGACCGCCGCCTACGGCCACTTCGGCCGCGAACTGCCCGACTTCACCTGGGAACGCACCGACCGCGCCGACGCCCTGCGCAAGGCCGCCGGAGTCTGA
- the acpS gene encoding holo-ACP synthase → MGWANLGMDIVSVTRVRRLLTEYGEDFFERMLTPGELADCRCSTRLDVLSLCGRIAAKEAAFKTLRVGGRFLPWRDIVVRRCEGGWPLVELHRAAAVMAADSGIIAITVSISHDVDYAVAVAAPVLEPGSPLPRPLPGPAGPVQATRASTGTTSPRRTTMSNGLQQLKNWLLARHSELDDIAPDLDLIEHRLIDSLSFVEFVFLLEQHSGKPIQMETLEVDEIRTLGAIEKHFFPLEVGRA, encoded by the coding sequence ATGGGATGGGCGAACCTCGGCATGGACATCGTGTCCGTCACCCGCGTCCGCCGGCTCCTCACCGAGTACGGCGAGGACTTCTTCGAGCGGATGCTCACCCCCGGCGAACTCGCCGACTGCCGCTGTTCCACCAGGCTCGACGTGCTGAGCCTGTGCGGCCGGATCGCCGCCAAGGAAGCGGCGTTCAAGACCCTCCGCGTCGGCGGCAGGTTCCTGCCCTGGCGGGACATCGTCGTGAGGCGCTGCGAGGGCGGCTGGCCGCTCGTCGAACTCCACCGTGCGGCGGCCGTCATGGCCGCGGACTCGGGGATCATCGCGATCACCGTGTCCATCAGCCACGACGTGGACTACGCGGTGGCCGTCGCGGCCCCCGTCCTGGAGCCCGGCTCGCCCCTGCCGCGGCCCCTGCCCGGCCCAGCCGGACCCGTACAAGCAACCCGAGCCTCCACAGGCACCACTTCCCCAAGGAGAACCACCATGTCGAACGGTCTGCAGCAGCTGAAGAACTGGCTCCTCGCCCGCCACTCGGAGCTCGACGACATCGCTCCCGACCTGGACCTCATCGAGCACCGGCTGATCGACTCCCTGTCCTTCGTGGAGTTCGTCTTCCTGCTGGAGCAGCACAGCGGAAAGCCGATCCAGATGGAGACCCTGGAGGTCGACGAGATCCGCACCCTCGGCGCCATCGAGAAGCACTTCTTCCCGCTGGAGGTGGGCCGGGCATGA
- a CDS encoding trans-sulfuration enzyme family protein: MKDIRTRAVHVVNAPHGNGSRPLSVPLVQSSAFAFDSAAELAEAMAGPDGQYVYGRRGNPTVRALEHTLADLEGGRSALAFASGMGAISGVLLALLRPGDQVIAQRCLYGGTYAALADLADRYSVEVRYISGDDVAEFESHVGPRTRLLLLETIANPTGRVPDLPGLLAAARRHGVIGAVDNSLASPVLCRPLELGADIVLHSTTKYLAGHSDVLGGAAVFADDALRHRIWPRTVELGAAADPFAAWLTLRGIATLPLRMREHCANAGLLATRLEAHPAVTAVHWPWLPGGPSYAVARKVLSGGGGLLSFELAGGREAGRVFVEGVRLARLALSLGGVETLVTHPASTSHRELDERALDRAGIGPGLVRMSVGIEDPDDLWRDVEQALAGT; encoded by the coding sequence ATGAAGGACATCCGGACCCGCGCCGTGCACGTCGTCAACGCACCTCACGGCAACGGCAGCCGTCCGCTCTCCGTCCCCCTCGTCCAGTCGTCCGCCTTCGCCTTCGACTCGGCCGCCGAGCTCGCGGAGGCGATGGCCGGCCCGGACGGGCAGTACGTGTACGGCCGCCGGGGCAACCCCACCGTCCGCGCGCTGGAGCACACCCTCGCCGACCTCGAAGGCGGCAGGTCCGCCCTCGCCTTCGCCTCCGGCATGGGTGCCATCAGCGGAGTCCTGCTCGCGCTCCTGCGCCCCGGCGACCAGGTGATCGCCCAACGGTGCCTGTACGGGGGGACGTACGCGGCCCTGGCCGACCTCGCCGACCGTTACTCGGTCGAGGTCCGCTACATCAGCGGTGACGACGTGGCCGAATTCGAGTCGCACGTGGGCCCGCGCACCAGGCTGCTCCTGCTGGAGACCATCGCCAACCCCACCGGGCGGGTCCCCGACCTACCCGGCCTGCTGGCCGCCGCCCGCCGCCACGGGGTGATCGGCGCGGTGGACAACTCCCTGGCGTCACCCGTCCTGTGCCGGCCCCTCGAACTCGGCGCGGACATCGTGCTGCACTCCACCACCAAGTACCTCGCCGGCCACTCCGACGTCCTCGGCGGGGCGGCCGTCTTCGCCGACGACGCACTCCGGCACCGGATATGGCCGCGTACGGTCGAACTCGGCGCCGCCGCGGACCCGTTCGCGGCCTGGCTGACCCTGCGCGGCATCGCCACCCTGCCCCTGCGCATGCGCGAGCACTGCGCCAACGCCGGCCTGCTGGCCACCCGGCTGGAAGCCCATCCGGCCGTCACCGCCGTCCACTGGCCCTGGCTCCCCGGAGGGCCTTCGTACGCCGTGGCGCGCAAGGTGCTCTCGGGCGGCGGCGGGCTGCTCTCCTTCGAGCTCGCCGGAGGCCGGGAGGCCGGACGGGTGTTCGTCGAGGGCGTCCGGCTGGCGCGGCTGGCGCTCTCCCTGGGGGGTGTGGAGACGCTGGTGACACATCCCGCCAGCACCTCCCACCGTGAGCTGGACGAACGGGCGTTGGACCGGGCCGGTATCGGTCCGGGGCTGGTGCGGATGTCGGTCGGCATCGAGGACCCCGATGACCTGTGGCGGGACGTCGAACAGGCACTGGCCGGAACCTGA
- a CDS encoding MaoC family dehydratase, whose product MRYFEDFRTGDVHELGTVTVTAEEVLDFGRRFDPQPFHTDPALAAESPFGGLIASGWHTASMFMRRYVDGLLAYSACTGSPGVDEVRYLRPVRPGDVLTARVEILGSRPSPFNPGTGVVQPRCTLVDRDGTVVFSMVLHSIFRRRPADRAADPAAAQDPVVRARSAV is encoded by the coding sequence ATGCGCTACTTCGAGGACTTCCGGACCGGTGACGTCCACGAGCTGGGCACCGTCACCGTCACCGCCGAGGAGGTGCTGGATTTCGGGCGGCGCTTCGACCCGCAGCCCTTCCACACGGACCCGGCGCTCGCGGCCGAATCGCCGTTCGGCGGACTGATCGCCAGCGGCTGGCACACCGCCTCGATGTTCATGCGCCGCTACGTCGACGGACTGCTCGCCTACAGCGCCTGTACCGGATCCCCCGGCGTGGACGAAGTCCGCTACCTGCGGCCGGTGCGCCCCGGTGACGTGCTCACCGCCCGCGTGGAGATCCTCGGCTCGCGCCCCTCCCCGTTCAATCCGGGCACCGGCGTCGTGCAGCCCCGCTGCACGCTCGTGGACCGCGACGGGACCGTCGTCTTCAGCATGGTGCTGCACAGCATCTTCCGGCGCCGGCCCGCCGACCGCGCCGCCGACCCCGCAGCCGCGCAGGACCCGGTCGTACGGGCCCGCTCCGCCGTCTGA
- a CDS encoding cytochrome P450 family protein, translating to MTDPLHDPLFFRDPYSTYDRLRSASPVQKIPTGSRGHHAYLVTGHAEARQAFTDPRLSKDAARFFAGRPSGRDLHPAVARNMLASDPPGHTRQRAAAAPLFTTGPVGGMRPYISQVVDRLLDGWAQGAEVDLVKGLAVPLPVTVICQLLGVPESDRDMVSRWSNDLFDADDPDIIDAASHAVGEYMTDLVGAARDTPGEGVLPALFQRGEAGLLDEDDVTSLAVLLLVAGHETTTHFIGNSVLALLQHPSSLARLRRDPGLIAGSLDELLRYDSPVGIATFRYSTEALELGGVEIPAGFPVLIAPGAANRDPLPFADPQRLDLDRNAGGHLAFGHGIHRCLGAPLARAEAEIALRALVTRFPGLRLAVPEEELEWRRTRLTRGLRSLPVVL from the coding sequence GTGACCGACCCCTTGCACGACCCCCTCTTCTTCCGGGACCCCTACTCCACCTACGACCGCTTGCGCAGTGCGTCGCCGGTCCAGAAGATCCCCACCGGGTCCCGCGGCCACCATGCGTACCTGGTCACCGGTCACGCGGAGGCCCGGCAGGCATTCACCGACCCCCGCCTGTCCAAAGACGCCGCCCGCTTCTTCGCCGGCCGGCCGTCCGGGCGCGACCTCCATCCGGCCGTCGCCAGGAACATGCTGGCGAGCGACCCTCCCGGGCACACCCGGCAGAGGGCGGCGGCCGCGCCGCTGTTCACCACCGGCCCCGTCGGGGGTATGCGCCCGTACATCTCCCAGGTGGTCGACCGCCTGCTGGACGGGTGGGCGCAGGGCGCCGAGGTCGACCTGGTGAAGGGGCTGGCGGTGCCCCTGCCGGTCACCGTCATCTGCCAGTTGCTCGGAGTGCCCGAGTCCGATCGCGACATGGTCTCCCGCTGGTCCAACGACCTGTTCGACGCGGATGACCCGGACATCATCGACGCCGCGTCACACGCCGTCGGCGAGTACATGACCGACCTCGTGGGGGCGGCCCGGGACACACCGGGGGAGGGCGTGCTCCCCGCGCTTTTCCAGCGCGGCGAGGCAGGGCTCCTCGACGAGGACGACGTCACGTCCCTCGCCGTCCTCCTCCTGGTGGCCGGGCACGAGACCACCACCCACTTCATCGGGAACTCGGTCCTGGCCCTGCTCCAGCACCCGTCCTCACTCGCCCGGCTGCGGCGGGACCCCGGCCTGATCGCCGGATCGCTGGACGAACTGCTGCGCTACGACTCGCCCGTGGGGATCGCCACCTTCCGGTACAGCACGGAGGCCCTCGAACTCGGCGGGGTCGAGATCCCGGCCGGCTTTCCCGTGCTCATCGCTCCCGGAGCGGCGAACCGTGACCCTCTCCCCTTCGCCGATCCGCAGCGACTCGACCTCGACCGGAACGCCGGCGGCCACCTGGCATTCGGTCACGGGATCCACCGGTGCCTCGGCGCACCCCTGGCCCGGGCGGAAGCGGAGATCGCCCTCCGGGCGCTCGTGACCCGCTTCCCCGGCTTGCGTCTGGCCGTCCCCGAGGAAGAGCTCGAATGGCGCCGCACGCGCCTGACCCGCGGCCTCAGGTCCCTGCCGGTCGTGCTCTGA
- the ahcY gene encoding adenosylhomocysteinase codes for MTAGFTDFKVADLSLAAFGRKEITLAEHEMPGLMSIRAEYAEAQPLAGARITGSLHMTVQTAVLIETLVALGAEVRWVSCNIYSTQDHAAAAVAAAGIPVFAWKGESLEEYWWCTEQALTWPGHAGPNMILDDGGDATLLVHKGVEYQKAGAVPDPSTAGNEEMALVLALLAKTDIDWTALAAGIRGVTEETTTGVHRLYEMMAEGNLLFPAINVNDAVTKSKFDNKYGCRHSLIDGINRATDVLIGGKVAVVCGYGDVGKGCAESLRGQGARVIVTEIDPICALQAAMDGYQVATLDDVVETADIFITTTGNKDIIMASDMARMKHQAIVGNIGHFDNEIDMAGLAQIEGIVKDEVKPQVHTWKFPDGKVLIVLSEGRLLNLGNATGHPSFVMSNSFADQTLAQIELFTKPEEYPTDVYVLPKHLDEKVARLHLDALGVKLTTLRPEQAAYIGVEVEGPYKPDHYRY; via the coding sequence ATGACAGCCGGATTCACGGACTTCAAGGTCGCCGACCTCTCCCTCGCCGCCTTCGGCCGCAAGGAGATCACCCTGGCCGAGCACGAGATGCCGGGCCTGATGTCGATCCGCGCGGAGTACGCCGAGGCGCAGCCGCTGGCCGGCGCCCGCATCACCGGCTCCCTGCACATGACCGTGCAGACCGCCGTCCTGATCGAGACGCTGGTCGCCCTGGGCGCGGAGGTCCGCTGGGTGTCGTGCAACATCTACTCGACGCAGGACCACGCGGCCGCCGCCGTCGCGGCGGCCGGGATCCCGGTCTTCGCGTGGAAGGGCGAGAGCCTGGAGGAGTACTGGTGGTGCACGGAGCAGGCCCTGACCTGGCCGGGGCACGCCGGCCCGAACATGATCCTCGACGACGGCGGTGACGCCACCCTCCTCGTCCACAAGGGCGTCGAGTACCAGAAGGCCGGGGCGGTGCCCGACCCCTCGACCGCCGGCAACGAGGAGATGGCGCTCGTCCTCGCCCTGCTGGCGAAGACGGACATCGACTGGACGGCTCTGGCCGCCGGGATCCGCGGTGTGACGGAGGAGACCACGACCGGTGTCCACCGCCTGTACGAGATGATGGCCGAGGGCAACCTGCTGTTCCCGGCGATCAACGTGAACGACGCGGTGACGAAGTCGAAGTTCGACAACAAGTACGGCTGCCGGCACTCGCTGATCGACGGCATCAACCGGGCCACCGACGTGCTGATCGGCGGCAAGGTCGCGGTCGTGTGCGGTTACGGCGACGTCGGCAAGGGCTGTGCGGAGTCGCTGCGCGGCCAGGGCGCGCGGGTGATCGTGACGGAGATCGACCCGATCTGCGCGCTGCAGGCGGCGATGGATGGCTACCAGGTCGCGACGCTGGACGACGTGGTGGAGACCGCGGACATCTTCATCACCACGACCGGCAACAAGGACATCATCATGGCCTCGGACATGGCCAGGATGAAGCACCAGGCGATCGTGGGCAACATCGGCCACTTCGACAACGAGATCGACATGGCCGGTCTGGCGCAGATCGAGGGCATCGTCAAGGACGAGGTCAAGCCGCAGGTCCACACGTGGAAGTTCCCCGACGGCAAGGTCCTGATCGTGCTGTCGGAGGGGCGTCTGCTGAACCTGGGCAACGCGACCGGTCACCCGTCCTTCGTGATGTCGAACTCCTTCGCGGACCAGACGCTGGCCCAGATCGAGCTGTTCACCAAGCCGGAGGAGTACCCGACCGACGTGTACGTGCTGCCCAAGCACCTGGACGAGAAGGTCGCCCGCCTCCACCTCGACGCGCTGGGCGTCAAGCTCACCACCCTGCGCCCGGAGCAGGCCGCCTACATCGGCGTGGAGGTCGAAGGCCCGTACAAGCCCGACCACTACCGCTACTGA
- a CDS encoding class I SAM-dependent methyltransferase, whose product MEAVSRTAQWTAAARALETDREDRLFADPHARTVADTIGFELLERYAGAGTVPFLAIRTTYLDRAIVSAVEEGGIRQVVFLAAGMDTRFYRLPWPDGVTVYELDRPALLDAKAQMLADEPDPAGRTRVTVPVDLTQDWTGPLKEAGWHSDEPVLWVVEGLLFFLPEPAVRNLISTLGTQSAPGSVLLGDVISKSALENPLSRPFLNCLAEDGNPWLFGTETPEQLLADCGWAVREVRQPGEPGADFGRWPYPVPARSVPRIPRSFLFTCDLPTTGVRAA is encoded by the coding sequence GTGGAGGCCGTATCCCGCACCGCCCAGTGGACCGCCGCAGCGCGGGCCCTGGAGACCGACCGCGAGGACCGGCTGTTCGCCGATCCCCACGCGCGCACCGTCGCCGACACGATCGGCTTCGAACTCCTGGAGCGCTACGCGGGGGCCGGCACCGTGCCGTTCCTCGCCATCCGCACCACGTACCTCGACCGGGCCATCGTCTCGGCCGTCGAGGAAGGCGGCATCCGCCAGGTCGTCTTCCTCGCCGCCGGCATGGACACCCGCTTCTACCGCCTGCCGTGGCCCGACGGCGTCACCGTCTACGAACTCGACCGCCCCGCCCTGCTGGACGCCAAGGCGCAGATGCTGGCGGACGAGCCCGATCCGGCCGGGCGCACCCGCGTCACCGTCCCGGTCGACCTCACCCAGGACTGGACCGGCCCCCTCAAGGAGGCCGGCTGGCACAGCGACGAGCCGGTGCTGTGGGTGGTCGAGGGACTGCTCTTCTTCCTTCCGGAGCCCGCCGTACGGAACCTGATCTCCACGCTCGGCACGCAGTCGGCGCCCGGCTCGGTCCTGCTGGGCGACGTCATCAGCAAGTCCGCGCTGGAGAACCCGCTCTCCCGCCCCTTCCTCAACTGCCTCGCCGAGGACGGGAACCCGTGGCTGTTCGGCACCGAGACCCCCGAGCAGCTGCTGGCCGACTGCGGCTGGGCCGTGCGCGAAGTGCGCCAGCCCGGTGAGCCGGGCGCCGACTTCGGCCGCTGGCCCTACCCGGTGCCCGCGCGCAGCGTCCCGCGGATCCCCCGTTCCTTCCTGTTCACCTGTGACCTTCCGACCACCGGGGTGAGAGCGGCATGA
- a CDS encoding diiron oxygenase — protein MGVSAPLPVTDRFLEVLDRLSSRSIEEYYNPYQQFDWPEKLEEGRMWMTPELLTVYGTPFYEELGEETIRRLSKWESINFYSLNVHGIRELLIEVVGRIHMPGFEVPSDFFHHFIGEENEHMWFFAEFCRRYGDKIYGSTAMRADSAWEPEVENFLVFARILFFEELVDHYNTRMAQDDSLCHTIREVNRIHHQDESRHIAFGRELVSLLFHRMRDSVSAARLAEVEAYLKRYVVYSVNSLYNPHVYRDAGIADPLALRNALVADERRRPFERKTIRKPLGFFLKTGIFTDDVLPVV, from the coding sequence ATGGGCGTCAGCGCCCCCCTGCCCGTCACCGACCGGTTCCTGGAAGTCCTGGACCGGCTCAGCTCCCGCTCCATCGAGGAGTACTACAACCCCTACCAGCAGTTCGACTGGCCCGAGAAGCTCGAAGAAGGCCGGATGTGGATGACCCCCGAACTGCTCACGGTCTACGGCACCCCCTTCTACGAGGAGCTCGGCGAGGAGACCATCCGCCGCCTGTCCAAGTGGGAGAGCATCAACTTCTACAGCCTCAACGTCCACGGCATCCGCGAACTGCTCATCGAGGTGGTCGGCCGGATCCACATGCCCGGCTTCGAGGTCCCGTCCGACTTCTTCCACCACTTCATCGGCGAAGAGAACGAACACATGTGGTTCTTCGCCGAGTTCTGCCGACGCTACGGCGACAAGATCTACGGATCCACCGCCATGCGCGCCGACTCCGCCTGGGAGCCGGAGGTGGAGAACTTCCTGGTCTTCGCCCGGATCCTGTTCTTCGAAGAGCTCGTGGACCACTACAACACCCGTATGGCGCAGGACGATTCGCTGTGCCACACCATCCGCGAGGTCAACCGCATCCACCACCAGGACGAGTCCCGGCACATCGCCTTCGGCCGCGAACTCGTGTCCCTGCTCTTCCACCGGATGCGCGACAGCGTCTCCGCCGCACGGCTCGCCGAGGTGGAGGCCTACCTCAAGCGCTACGTGGTCTACAGCGTCAACTCCCTCTACAACCCCCACGTCTACCGCGACGCCGGGATCGCCGACCCGTTGGCCCTGCGCAACGCACTGGTCGCCGACGAGCGGCGCCGCCCCTTCGAGCGCAAGACCATCCGCAAGCCCCTCGGCTTCTTCCTGAAGACCGGGATCTTCACCGACGACGTGCTGCCCGTCGTCTGA
- a CDS encoding MFS transporter yields the protein MSTVNPRRWWALAVLATAQFMVIMDTSIIGVALPEMQKDLGFSQGELQWVFNAYVIVFGGLLLLGGRLSDLFGARRIFAAGWATMIVGSVLAAAAQTAWVEIVGRAVQGVGGALIAPSAMTLLMMLFGHNPKELGKAMALYGAAAPAGGTVGVFLGGVFTQWVSWPWVFIIYIPIGVLTLAATKLLPAVQARRGAVDVLGAVAVTGGLALAVFAVVRAPEVGWGATATVLELVAAAALLALFFVIQRTVREPLMPLGVWRIPRLGSANLAMTLLGAAWIPMWYFLNLYLQQVLHYGAFASGAALLPMTVLLMIFMTAITARLMARFGAKPLIAGGLLALAAGLVWLSAVEPTGTFLVDVLPASLVAALGMALAYIPAMMAAMSGAPQEQAGLASGIVNTTYNVGSALGLAALTALATTQGAGELGNLPALTDGFGAAFLGAAGIAAVGALVTLLAMKSDKPAAAPAAAPAPQGETAGV from the coding sequence ATGTCAACCGTCAATCCCCGGCGCTGGTGGGCACTTGCCGTGCTCGCCACCGCCCAGTTCATGGTCATCATGGACACCTCGATCATCGGGGTCGCACTCCCCGAGATGCAGAAGGACCTCGGCTTCTCACAAGGCGAGCTGCAGTGGGTCTTCAACGCCTACGTCATCGTCTTCGGCGGGCTGCTCCTGCTGGGCGGCCGGCTCTCCGACCTCTTCGGGGCGCGCAGGATCTTCGCCGCCGGCTGGGCGACCATGATCGTCGGCTCCGTGCTCGCCGCCGCCGCGCAGACCGCCTGGGTCGAGATCGTCGGCCGCGCCGTCCAGGGCGTCGGCGGCGCGCTCATCGCACCCTCCGCCATGACCCTGCTGATGATGCTCTTCGGCCACAACCCGAAGGAACTCGGCAAGGCCATGGCCCTCTACGGCGCCGCCGCCCCGGCCGGCGGTACCGTGGGCGTCTTCCTCGGCGGCGTCTTCACCCAGTGGGTCAGCTGGCCCTGGGTGTTCATCATCTACATCCCGATCGGCGTCCTGACCCTCGCCGCCACCAAGCTGCTGCCCGCCGTCCAGGCCCGCCGCGGTGCGGTGGACGTGCTCGGCGCCGTCGCCGTCACCGGCGGTCTCGCGCTCGCCGTCTTCGCCGTGGTCCGGGCCCCCGAAGTGGGCTGGGGAGCCACCGCCACCGTGCTCGAACTGGTCGCCGCGGCAGCCCTGCTCGCCCTCTTCTTCGTGATCCAGCGCACCGTACGGGAGCCGCTGATGCCGCTCGGCGTCTGGCGGATCCCGCGTCTGGGCTCGGCCAACCTGGCGATGACGCTGCTCGGCGCGGCCTGGATCCCGATGTGGTACTTCCTCAACCTCTACCTCCAGCAGGTGCTGCACTACGGCGCCTTCGCCTCCGGGGCCGCGCTGCTGCCCATGACCGTCCTGCTGATGATCTTCATGACGGCCATCACCGCCCGTCTCATGGCCAGGTTCGGGGCGAAGCCGCTGATCGCCGGAGGTCTGCTCGCCCTCGCCGCCGGGCTGGTGTGGCTGTCCGCGGTCGAGCCGACCGGCACCTTCCTGGTCGACGTCCTGCCCGCCTCCCTCGTCGCCGCACTCGGCATGGCGCTCGCGTACATCCCCGCGATGATGGCCGCGATGTCCGGCGCCCCCCAGGAGCAGGCCGGTCTGGCCTCGGGCATCGTCAACACCACCTACAACGTGGGCTCGGCCCTCGGCCTCGCCGCACTGACCGCCCTCGCCACCACCCAGGGCGCCGGTGAACTGGGCAACCTGCCCGCCCTCACCGACGGATTCGGCGCCGCGTTCCTCGGTGCCGCCGGCATCGCCGCCGTGGGCGCCCTGGTCACGCTCCTCGCGATGAAGAGCGACAAGCCCGCCGCCGCGCCCGCCGCCGCGCCCGCGCCGCAGGGTGAGACGGCCGGCGTGTGA